Proteins encoded in a region of the Thermococcus stetteri genome:
- a CDS encoding putative zinc-binding protein — METPKVCIIVCGDSLSELVVGEALRELGNNVALCPISAVATGVEGIKENMKKARYVVVVDSCSEKCAKKLTEALGIEYDEYLNLEEELGVKAPCYKNPSVELVDDVGLAATHLIERILEVLKKL, encoded by the coding sequence ATGGAGACTCCCAAAGTGTGCATAATAGTATGTGGAGATTCCCTCTCCGAGCTGGTCGTCGGTGAGGCCCTTAGGGAGCTTGGCAACAACGTTGCCCTTTGTCCTATCAGTGCGGTTGCCACAGGGGTAGAAGGCATCAAGGAGAACATGAAAAAAGCCCGATACGTGGTGGTTGTTGATTCCTGCTCTGAGAAATGCGCCAAAAAGCTTACCGAGGCCCTGGGGATAGAGTACGATGAGTACCTCAACCTTGAGGAGGAGCTGGGGGTAAAGGCTCCCTGCTACAAGAACCCCTCCGTCGAGCTCGTGGACGATGTGGGGCTTGCCGCAACGCATCTGATAGAGAGGATTTTGGAGGTTCTTAAAAAGCTCTGA
- a CDS encoding universal stress protein, whose protein sequence is MFRRILFPTDFSEGAYRAIEKFARENEMEVGELIVLHVIDQDILEEMMNGYSLAYCCEEKELEDIEKKLNERAWAKLNEKMEYLRGILKAKEIRGIVKLGVPWKEIVKTAEEEDASLILLPSHGKLGFSREIMGSTTLRVLRKTDKPVLIIKTHEKREKAEAF, encoded by the coding sequence ATGTTTCGGAGGATTCTGTTCCCGACGGACTTCAGTGAAGGGGCCTACAGAGCCATCGAGAAGTTCGCCAGGGAAAATGAAATGGAAGTCGGAGAGCTCATCGTGCTTCACGTCATCGACCAGGATATCCTCGAGGAGATGATGAACGGCTACTCTCTTGCATACTGCTGTGAAGAGAAAGAACTCGAAGACATCGAGAAGAAGCTCAATGAGAGGGCATGGGCGAAGCTCAACGAGAAAATGGAATATCTGCGCGGCATTCTGAAGGCAAAGGAAATACGCGGGATTGTAAAACTCGGGGTTCCCTGGAAGGAGATAGTTAAGACTGCAGAGGAGGAAGATGCCTCGTTAATCCTCCTTCCCTCGCACGGAAAGCTCGGTTTCTCCCGCGAGATCATGGGTTCCACGACTCTCAGAGTGCTAAGAAAGACCGACAAGCCCGTCCTGATAATAAAAACGCATGAGAAGAGAGAAAAAGCTGAAGCCTTTTAA
- a CDS encoding ATP-binding cassette domain-containing protein, whose product MNKAIEAVNLTKYYGSFLAVDGVSFDVEENEIFGFLGPNGAGKTTTIRMLTGILKPSGGSVRVLGYDMLDPGEKIKARERTGIVPETANPYVDLTAMQNLKLMGELYGMPKREIEKRSIELLKLFDLYEKRNTKVRGFSKGMRQRLILAMAMIADPELYFLDEPTSGLDVISARMIKEIIREERKNGKTIFLTSHNMADVNELCDRVAIIRRGRIIAIDTPERLKTLSKRHVFVEVSFHPMPGEISLSSASRVERKGDKLRIQTEDPDATIKELVRYAEERKLRIVSLKTLTPSLEDVFIELVGGRND is encoded by the coding sequence ATGAACAAAGCAATAGAGGCCGTTAACCTCACCAAATACTACGGCTCTTTCCTTGCCGTTGATGGCGTGAGCTTTGACGTGGAAGAGAACGAGATTTTCGGCTTCCTCGGGCCGAACGGAGCCGGCAAAACCACCACCATAAGGATGCTCACCGGAATTTTAAAGCCCAGCGGGGGCAGCGTTAGGGTTCTGGGCTACGATATGCTCGACCCTGGGGAGAAGATAAAGGCCCGCGAAAGAACGGGCATAGTGCCGGAGACAGCTAATCCCTACGTGGACCTAACGGCCATGCAGAACCTGAAGCTCATGGGCGAGCTATACGGAATGCCCAAAAGGGAGATAGAGAAGCGCTCGATAGAGCTCCTAAAGCTCTTCGACCTCTACGAGAAGAGGAATACTAAGGTGAGGGGCTTCTCAAAGGGGATGAGGCAACGTCTAATCCTCGCGATGGCTATGATAGCCGACCCTGAGCTCTACTTCCTCGACGAACCTACGAGCGGGCTTGACGTCATAAGCGCGAGGATGATAAAGGAGATAATCCGGGAGGAGAGAAAGAACGGAAAGACCATCTTCCTCACGAGCCACAACATGGCCGATGTCAACGAGCTCTGCGACAGGGTGGCGATAATAAGGCGGGGGAGGATAATCGCCATCGACACGCCTGAGAGGCTCAAAACCCTCAGCAAGAGGCACGTCTTCGTCGAGGTCAGCTTCCACCCGATGCCGGGGGAGATTTCGCTCTCCAGCGCGTCAAGGGTCGAGAGAAAGGGAGACAAGCTGAGGATTCAGACGGAGGATCCGGATGCGACGATAAAGGAGCTCGTCCGCTACGCGGAAGAGAGGAAGCTGAGGATAGTGAGCCTAAAGACCCTGACGCCTTCCCTTGAGGACGTCTTCATCGAGCTGGTGGGTGGTAGGAATGATTGA
- a CDS encoding ABC transporter permease, with protein sequence MIEQFKRSFAIAKKDMLIFYLKGPVVIMGLLFPFFLFLAFVIGRNLSGETLFAGLMGMTVFFTSTAVGPTIIPWECRGRTFERLITAPVSLTTVLLGDFQASFYFGLGVSLAVSIPTMLYLGIHPGFALFLGATLLALACFSAMTILMSSYPPTDVPADVMMLSSLVKFSLLFISGIFAPLDKLPTYGRAPSFVSPLTYYVDAVRHSLGGGYLPVWLDLVMLTLFAVALFLTGSWIHKRVLEKRFT encoded by the coding sequence ATGATTGAGCAGTTCAAGCGCTCCTTTGCCATAGCAAAGAAGGATATGCTCATATTTTACCTCAAGGGGCCGGTCGTGATAATGGGCCTGCTCTTCCCGTTCTTCCTCTTCCTGGCCTTTGTAATCGGAAGAAACCTCAGCGGGGAGACGCTATTCGCCGGACTTATGGGGATGACCGTCTTCTTTACCTCCACCGCAGTGGGGCCGACGATAATCCCCTGGGAGTGCAGGGGGAGAACCTTCGAGAGACTGATAACCGCTCCAGTCTCTTTAACTACCGTCCTTTTGGGCGACTTCCAGGCTTCGTTCTACTTCGGACTCGGCGTTTCTCTGGCCGTCTCGATACCCACGATGCTCTACCTTGGGATACACCCGGGTTTTGCCCTCTTCCTTGGGGCAACGCTTCTCGCTTTAGCCTGCTTCTCGGCAATGACCATACTGATGTCATCTTACCCACCCACGGACGTTCCCGCGGACGTTATGATGCTCTCATCGCTCGTCAAGTTCTCGCTCCTCTTCATAAGCGGCATCTTCGCCCCACTGGATAAGCTTCCGACCTACGGGAGGGCCCCCTCCTTCGTCTCACCCCTAACGTACTACGTGGACGCAGTGAGGCACTCCCTTGGTGGAGGCTACCTTCCTGTTTGGCTTGATTTGGTGATGCTGACCCTCTTTGCTGTGGCCCTCTTCCTAACCGGCTCGTGGATACACAAAAGGGTGCTTGAGAAAAGGTTTACATGA
- a CDS encoding arsenic resistance protein: protein MFGKLANNLKKNLLWYSLIAIAVGWALGLAFPGFAKVHKSGLSNFTTVLVFLMIYPMMVNLNLERIPKVLKEPKPVLLSLAYNFVLTPLAAFFLVKGFIHDSNLALGFLLVMLVPGSSMSIGYAGLAGGDLEVATVALGVNFLLIPVMLPLWIKLLGSAYNVPVPLSLLLRTVFIVLILPMFLGDLTRRLLTRKLGREKFLELKPLLGATTMTTMLLLVGLIFFMKAQLLLSKWTLLVELAVVNTVYMLIMLALITWLDRALGMSYEEHMGIAFLSVGKNNGTAIAIATLAFQPLVAVPAATLPIFQIIFLILYLKLADRIRCLFEATLCSEGKGGEPEVG, encoded by the coding sequence ATGTTTGGAAAGCTCGCGAACAACCTTAAGAAAAACCTGCTGTGGTACTCACTCATAGCCATAGCCGTCGGCTGGGCCCTCGGTTTAGCCTTCCCGGGCTTTGCAAAGGTCCACAAATCGGGCTTGAGCAACTTCACGACGGTCCTCGTATTCCTCATGATATACCCCATGATGGTGAACCTCAACCTTGAGAGAATACCAAAGGTTCTCAAGGAGCCGAAGCCCGTTCTCCTGAGCCTCGCCTACAACTTTGTCCTTACCCCACTGGCGGCATTCTTCCTTGTAAAGGGCTTCATCCACGACTCCAACCTTGCCCTCGGATTTCTTCTGGTAATGCTAGTTCCCGGCTCTTCAATGAGCATAGGCTACGCCGGCTTGGCCGGCGGAGACCTTGAGGTCGCCACGGTGGCGCTCGGTGTTAACTTCCTCCTCATTCCGGTCATGCTCCCGCTCTGGATAAAGCTCCTCGGAAGTGCCTACAACGTCCCCGTTCCGCTCTCACTGCTCCTCAGGACGGTTTTCATAGTTCTCATTCTCCCGATGTTCCTTGGAGACCTTACGAGGAGGCTTCTCACGAGAAAACTCGGCAGGGAGAAGTTCCTCGAATTAAAGCCTCTCCTTGGGGCAACGACGATGACGACCATGCTCCTCCTCGTGGGGCTGATATTCTTCATGAAGGCGCAGCTCCTGCTGAGCAAATGGACACTCCTCGTTGAGCTGGCCGTTGTGAACACCGTTTACATGCTCATCATGCTCGCGCTCATAACGTGGCTTGACAGGGCTTTGGGTATGAGCTATGAGGAGCACATGGGGATAGCCTTCCTCAGCGTCGGGAAGAACAACGGAACGGCCATAGCCATAGCCACGCTCGCCTTCCAGCCCCTCGTGGCCGTTCCAGCAGCAACTCTCCCCATATTCCAGATAATCTTCCTCATACTCTACCTGAAGCTCGCTGACAGGATAAGGTGCCTCTTTGAGGCAACCCTCTGCTCGGAGGGAAAAGGCGGAGAACCGGAGGTGGGTTAA
- a CDS encoding tetratricopeptide repeat protein, producing MVKSMEEIMKALKEKNCGELKRVLYYRVDDLSDEELKEVLEKAEEIAKECNDWELYKLVLYYYHEILGVDKISEFEKLAKEKDEFELKFHLADLYYLIGELEKSLELFRGLLEEEVAKGNVEHAARIYYSMAMIHEEIQEYKKALELIEKAEELYEKRGDERELLRLRIYKGYVTFEAGDTYRGKAIIAGVLPKILDDRELLVEAHLSFEEIFEEYEDYEAALQECLYALVYGKDTDYEDIAFSSLMDVLWQLFLDDDFETVYLNIDMFIEAFPEWKDFFEAVKVLALFKDGKIEEEEVKKAIEKVKDPRLLEMLELLGEAEL from the coding sequence ATGGTGAAAAGCATGGAAGAAATAATGAAGGCCCTGAAGGAGAAGAACTGTGGAGAACTCAAGAGGGTTCTCTACTACAGGGTAGACGACTTGAGCGACGAAGAGCTCAAAGAAGTCCTCGAAAAGGCCGAGGAGATCGCCAAGGAATGCAACGACTGGGAGCTCTACAAGCTGGTGCTGTACTACTATCACGAGATACTTGGGGTCGACAAGATAAGCGAGTTCGAGAAGCTCGCAAAGGAGAAGGACGAATTCGAGCTTAAATTCCACCTTGCTGACCTGTACTACCTAATAGGAGAGCTTGAAAAGAGCCTGGAGCTGTTCAGAGGGCTTCTTGAAGAGGAAGTCGCCAAGGGCAACGTTGAGCATGCGGCGAGGATATACTACAGCATGGCAATGATACATGAGGAAATCCAAGAATACAAAAAGGCCCTGGAGCTGATCGAGAAGGCTGAGGAACTATACGAAAAGAGAGGGGACGAAAGGGAGCTCCTCCGGCTCAGGATATACAAGGGCTACGTGACCTTCGAGGCTGGAGACACGTACAGAGGAAAGGCCATAATAGCAGGCGTTCTGCCGAAGATACTCGACGACAGGGAGCTTCTCGTCGAGGCCCACCTGAGCTTTGAGGAGATCTTTGAGGAGTACGAAGACTACGAGGCTGCCCTTCAGGAGTGCCTGTACGCACTCGTTTACGGCAAGGATACTGATTACGAGGACATAGCCTTCAGCTCGCTGATGGACGTTCTGTGGCAGCTCTTCCTTGACGACGACTTCGAGACGGTTTACCTGAACATAGACATGTTTATAGAGGCGTTCCCGGAGTGGAAAGACTTCTTTGAGGCCGTTAAAGTCCTGGCCCTCTTTAAGGACGGCAAGATTGAAGAGGAGGAGGTCAAGAAGGCCATCGAGAAGGTGAAAGACCCGCGCCTGCTCGAGATGCTCGAACTGCTCGGGGAAGCTGAGCTTTAA
- a CDS encoding PKD domain-containing protein, whose amino-acid sequence MKQLHWDKSTNTVSLGFSLSFKGTLGSRVLVGLEGSVQGDYGDEKVTTHEMKFSNETSILGAYDGRIDDRDKWYNATGVIYRDKDDGHLVLDFYVPSKGKYYEQRNQSPIFINIGFLKLNLDTLRLMNKPPECSIVANPSSGKMPLDVNFTLSLSDPENGSLRWVMDFGDGMSGEGNFSQVSHTYRGEGLYPVTLTVYDPWNANSTCTAKIAVQHNERPNALFSYSPSEIKAGDEVTFMDSSSDPNGSVAGWSWNFGDGSFSDERNPKHTYSTPGTYTVMLTVEDESGLKGSYTKEIKVEPKNYLPTADFTFIPKEPKAGEEVSFVDKSSDKDGSVVGWSWDFGDGSTSNEAEPVHTFAKAGNYTVTITVRDNSGGEDMKEVTITVLQGEQTQTSTTTTGTQSETITSTSSPSESPAQTLTSQTPSESPSSQPAEGGGICGPGALLIAAVLVVLLRRE is encoded by the coding sequence ATGAAGCAGCTCCACTGGGATAAGAGTACCAACACTGTCTCCCTTGGATTCTCACTCTCCTTCAAAGGCACGCTGGGGAGCAGGGTGCTCGTAGGACTCGAGGGCTCAGTCCAGGGCGACTACGGCGACGAGAAGGTGACGACCCACGAAATGAAGTTCTCAAACGAGACCTCCATTCTGGGGGCCTACGATGGAAGGATAGACGACAGGGACAAGTGGTACAACGCCACCGGGGTCATCTACAGGGACAAGGACGACGGACATCTAGTCCTCGACTTCTACGTCCCGAGCAAGGGAAAATACTACGAACAGAGAAACCAGAGCCCGATTTTCATAAACATAGGCTTTCTCAAGCTGAACCTCGACACCCTGAGGCTTATGAACAAGCCGCCGGAGTGCTCCATAGTGGCTAATCCGAGCTCCGGAAAGATGCCCCTAGATGTTAACTTCACCCTTAGCCTCAGCGACCCCGAGAACGGCAGTTTGAGGTGGGTTATGGACTTCGGCGACGGCATGAGCGGGGAGGGCAACTTCTCCCAGGTTTCTCATACCTACCGCGGGGAGGGTCTCTATCCGGTAACGCTTACGGTCTACGACCCGTGGAACGCGAACTCAACCTGCACAGCCAAGATCGCCGTCCAGCACAACGAAAGACCGAACGCCCTCTTCAGCTACTCGCCCTCGGAGATAAAGGCCGGCGACGAGGTTACCTTTATGGACAGCTCAAGCGACCCGAACGGGAGCGTTGCCGGCTGGAGCTGGAACTTCGGAGACGGAAGCTTTTCAGACGAGAGGAACCCCAAACACACCTACTCCACCCCAGGAACCTACACTGTGATGCTCACTGTCGAGGACGAGAGCGGGCTGAAGGGGAGTTACACGAAGGAGATAAAGGTCGAGCCGAAGAACTACCTCCCGACGGCAGACTTCACATTCATCCCGAAGGAGCCGAAGGCCGGCGAAGAGGTGAGCTTCGTGGACAAGTCATCCGATAAGGACGGGAGCGTCGTGGGCTGGAGCTGGGACTTCGGCGACGGTTCAACATCAAACGAGGCCGAACCGGTCCACACTTTCGCCAAAGCTGGCAACTACACGGTAACCATAACAGTCAGGGACAACAGTGGAGGCGAGGACATGAAAGAAGTAACGATAACCGTTCTACAGGGGGAGCAAACCCAGACCTCCACAACGACTACGGGAACCCAGTCCGAAACGATAACCTCAACATCGAGCCCATCTGAGAGCCCAGCGCAGACCCTAACATCCCAAACACCCTCAGAAAGTCCGAGCAGTCAGCCGGCTGAGGGCGGGGGAATCTGCGGGCCCGGGGCACTGCTCATAGCAGCAGTTCTGGTGGTGCTCCTGAGGAGAGAGTGA